In Leucoraja erinacea ecotype New England chromosome 12, Leri_hhj_1, whole genome shotgun sequence, one DNA window encodes the following:
- the LOC129702417 gene encoding protein ripply2-like, with translation MWWNRLLAKVEARTRKSLASQYTDLEGLQSHWAQANAGLIGETLHSLFTHPVRLMWPKNKCFDYLYSEGQELLAAFPVQATITFYTESDSEEEEGESEAENESEEEPVMAEEYFERKEMSDDRLRQ, from the exons ATGTGGTGGAATAGATTACTGGCAAAGGTGGAGGCAAGAACCAGAAAATCTCTGGCCTCACAATACACTGATTTGGAAGGGCTACAG TCTCACTGGGCACAAGCTAATGCTGGCCTTATAGGAGAGACCTTACATTCCTTATTTACTCATCCAGTCAG GCTGATGTGGCCCAAGAACAAATGCTTTGACTATTTGTACAGTGAAGGGCAGGAACTTTTGGCAGCATTCCCTGTACAAGCCACAATCACCTTCTATACTGAATCAGACagtgaggaggaagagggggaatcTGAGGCGGAAAATGAATCGGAAGAAGAACCAGTCATGGCAGAAGAGTACTTTGAGCGAAAAGAAATGAGCGATGATAGACTAAGACAGTGA